One genomic window of Xanthobacter dioxanivorans includes the following:
- a CDS encoding alpha/beta hydrolase, translating into MTATWTAMRLETETGSLPARLYGVRPDKGSAPLVFHLHGGAFTGGTLECGAFIAALLAEAGAVVVSADYPLASDHPFPFALTAAFGALATLYRRRAEFAGRGAPLYVAGEESGGNLAAGLAMMARDQQAPHLSGQILVSPMLDPRLATASIREAEAGVCGCKWADGWQKYLGSPEKAAHPYATPLACSRLQGLPPALVVSAQDCPMRDESARYARALEQADVPTEFDLLPGPTHWPDGFAAAPEKPASWGGTLRTLFSRFFESTRTRRRTPHSSVL; encoded by the coding sequence ATGACTGCCACCTGGACTGCGATGCGCCTCGAGACGGAGACCGGCTCCCTGCCAGCCCGCCTCTATGGCGTCCGCCCGGACAAGGGATCGGCACCGCTCGTCTTCCACCTCCACGGTGGCGCGTTCACCGGCGGCACGCTGGAATGCGGCGCCTTCATCGCCGCTTTGCTGGCGGAGGCCGGGGCGGTGGTGGTGTCGGCCGACTATCCCCTGGCCTCGGACCATCCCTTTCCGTTCGCCCTCACGGCCGCGTTCGGCGCGCTCGCCACGCTCTACCGGCGGCGGGCCGAGTTCGCCGGACGGGGCGCGCCGCTCTATGTGGCGGGGGAGGAATCGGGTGGCAACCTCGCCGCCGGCCTGGCCATGATGGCGCGTGACCAGCAAGCCCCCCACCTGTCCGGCCAGATTCTCGTCTCGCCCATGCTCGACCCCCGCCTCGCCACCGCCTCCATCCGGGAGGCGGAGGCCGGGGTCTGCGGCTGCAAGTGGGCGGATGGCTGGCAGAAGTATCTGGGCTCCCCCGAGAAGGCGGCCCACCCGTACGCCACGCCCCTCGCCTGCTCGCGCCTCCAGGGCCTGCCCCCGGCCCTCGTGGTGAGCGCGCAGGACTGCCCCATGCGCGACGAGAGCGCCCGCTATGCCCGCGCCCTCGAACAGGCGGACGTGCCGACCGAGTTCGACCTCCTGCCGGGTCCCACCCACTGGCCCGACGGCTTCGCAGCCGCGCCCGAGAAACCCGCCTCCTGGGGCGGCACCCTGCGCACCCTGTTTTCCCGCTTCTTCGAATCCACGCGGACGCGTCGGCGCACGCCCCACTCGTCCGTCCTCTGA
- the murB gene encoding UDP-N-acetylmuramate dehydrogenase produces the protein MGEAETAAGNGGDFPDLRPLFADGKPAPRGTLTVNAPLADLTWFRVGGPAQLLFQPADADALADFLARRPASLPVTVIGLGSNLIVRDGGVPGVVIRLGRGFTEVAVEGTRVTAGAGVPDVKVARAAADAGVAGFSFLRGIPGAIGGALRMNGGAYGGEVKDVLVRADGVTFAGETVSYTNAGMDFTYRHCGVPEDVIFTRAVFEGRPGDPAEIAAEMAKVTESREATQPIKSRTGGSTFKNPPGLSAWKLVDAAGCRGLTIGRAQVSQLHTNFLINLGGATAAEIEGLGEEVRRRVKAHSGIELEWEIKRIGLPRGLPGAHDVAGH, from the coding sequence ATGGGTGAAGCAGAGACGGCGGCGGGGAACGGCGGCGACTTCCCGGATCTTCGGCCCCTGTTCGCCGATGGCAAGCCCGCGCCGCGCGGCACCCTGACCGTGAACGCTCCCCTCGCCGACCTTACCTGGTTCCGCGTCGGCGGGCCGGCGCAATTGCTGTTCCAGCCCGCCGACGCGGACGCCCTTGCCGACTTCCTCGCCCGCCGGCCGGCGTCGCTCCCGGTGACCGTCATCGGCCTCGGCTCCAACCTCATCGTGCGCGACGGCGGGGTGCCGGGCGTGGTCATCCGCCTTGGCCGCGGCTTCACCGAGGTCGCAGTGGAGGGCACCCGCGTCACTGCCGGCGCCGGGGTGCCGGACGTGAAGGTCGCCCGGGCGGCGGCGGATGCGGGCGTTGCCGGTTTCTCCTTCCTGCGCGGCATTCCCGGTGCCATCGGCGGGGCGCTGCGCATGAACGGCGGGGCCTATGGCGGCGAGGTCAAGGACGTGCTGGTGCGGGCGGACGGCGTGACTTTCGCCGGCGAGACGGTGAGCTACACCAATGCCGGGATGGACTTCACCTACCGCCATTGCGGCGTGCCGGAGGACGTGATCTTCACACGCGCCGTCTTCGAGGGCCGGCCGGGCGACCCGGCCGAGATCGCCGCCGAGATGGCGAAGGTCACCGAAAGCCGGGAGGCGACGCAGCCGATCAAGAGCCGCACCGGCGGCTCCACCTTCAAGAACCCGCCAGGCCTGAGCGCCTGGAAGCTGGTGGACGCGGCCGGCTGCCGGGGCCTCACCATCGGCCGGGCGCAGGTGTCGCAGCTCCACACCAACTTCCTGATCAATCTCGGTGGCGCCACCGCGGCCGAGATCGAGGGCCTCGGCGAAGAGGTGCGGCGCCGGGTGAAGGCCCATTCGGGGATCGAGCTGGAATGGGAAATCAAGCGCATCGGCCTGCCGCGAGGGCTGCCGGGCGCGCACGACGTTGCGGGCCATTAG
- the otnK gene encoding 3-oxo-tetronate kinase: MSLTLGVIADDYTGASDLANTLTKESVRTLQTIGVPDAALALPDADAVVVSLKSRSVPAEEAVKMSLAACAWLKARGASHILFKVCSTFDSTDAGNIGPVTDALRLATGAAIVPVTPAFPETGRTVFMGHLFVGTVPLNESPLKDHPLNPMTDADLRRVLARQSTGRVGLVPLKDVAAGVDAIRARLEALALDGRTAAIVDAVFDADLVAIGAAAAGLPLSTGASGLGLGLARALVAGGRVLSQAGDGGAITQGIAGLAAAVAGSCSAATLEQIAVAERVMPVLRLSAERLVTHPDEEVADALAWAKGRLAAGPVLIAASDNPEQVAQVQARFGRTAAGLAVEHGTAAISQGLVAAGVRRLVIAGGETSGASVDRLGLPAFLVGPEIAPGVPLLRTAGQAGEPMVLALKSGNFGGPDFFARAFALMGAGVA, from the coding sequence ATGTCCCTCACCCTCGGCGTGATCGCCGACGACTATACCGGCGCCTCCGACCTTGCGAACACGCTGACCAAGGAAAGCGTGCGCACGCTCCAGACCATCGGCGTGCCCGATGCCGCCCTCGCGCTGCCCGATGCGGATGCGGTGGTGGTGTCGCTCAAAAGCCGCTCCGTGCCGGCGGAGGAGGCGGTGAAGATGTCGCTCGCGGCCTGTGCATGGCTGAAGGCCCGCGGCGCCTCGCATATCCTGTTCAAGGTGTGCTCCACCTTCGATTCCACCGATGCCGGCAATATCGGTCCGGTCACCGACGCGCTGCGCCTGGCCACCGGCGCCGCCATCGTTCCGGTGACCCCGGCGTTCCCGGAGACGGGGCGCACCGTGTTCATGGGCCATCTCTTCGTCGGCACCGTGCCGCTGAACGAGAGCCCGCTGAAGGACCATCCGCTCAACCCCATGACGGATGCGGACCTGCGGCGGGTCCTCGCCCGCCAGAGCACCGGCCGCGTCGGCCTCGTGCCGCTGAAGGATGTGGCGGCGGGCGTCGACGCGATCCGCGCGCGGCTGGAGGCGCTGGCGCTGGACGGGCGCACGGCGGCCATCGTCGATGCGGTGTTCGATGCCGACCTCGTCGCCATCGGCGCCGCCGCAGCGGGCCTGCCCTTGTCCACCGGCGCTTCCGGCCTCGGCCTCGGCCTCGCCCGGGCGCTGGTGGCGGGGGGGCGGGTGCTGTCGCAGGCGGGCGACGGCGGCGCCATCACGCAGGGGATCGCCGGGCTTGCGGCGGCGGTGGCCGGCAGCTGCTCGGCGGCGACGCTGGAGCAGATAGCGGTGGCGGAGCGGGTGATGCCGGTGCTGCGCCTCAGCGCCGAGCGCCTGGTGACCCATCCGGACGAAGAGGTGGCCGATGCCCTCGCCTGGGCGAAGGGACGCCTCGCGGCCGGGCCCGTGCTCATCGCCGCCAGCGACAATCCCGAGCAGGTGGCGCAGGTGCAGGCCCGCTTCGGCCGCACGGCGGCCGGGCTCGCGGTGGAGCACGGCACGGCCGCCATCTCGCAGGGGCTGGTTGCGGCCGGGGTGCGCCGCCTCGTCATCGCCGGCGGTGAGACCTCGGGGGCAAGCGTCGATCGCCTCGGCCTGCCCGCCTTTCTTGTAGGTCCGGAGATCGCCCCCGGCGTCCCGCTCCTGCGCACCGCGGGGCAGGCGGGGGAGCCCATGGTGCTGGCGCTGAAGTCCGGCAATTTCGGCGGCCCGGACTTCTTCGCCCGGGCCTTCGCCTTGATGGGGGCGGGCGTCGCCTGA
- a CDS encoding efflux RND transporter permease subunit — MNLSKFFIDRPIFAGVLSVMIFLAGLIAMRAMPISEYPEVVPPQVVVRATYPGANPKVIAETVSTPLEEAINGVEDMLYMSSQATTDGIMTLTVTFKLGTDPDKAQQLVQNRISQAEPRLPEEVRRLGVTTVKSSPDLTMVVHLISPNNRYDTTYLRNYAVLNVKDRLARIEGVGQVQLFGAGDYSMRIWLDPQKVAEHGLSAADVVREIQAQNVQAAAGVVGASPGAPGLDLQLSINAQGRLATEEEFGNIVVKSGSNGEIVLLKDVARIELGASEYALRSLLNNTSAVAVPLFQAPGSNAIRIADEVRRVMEEVKANMPEGVDYSIVYDTTQFVRASIDAVVHTLLEAVALVVLVVIVFLQTWRASIIPLLAVPVSIVGTFAVMHVFGFSINALTLFGLVLAIGIVVDDAIVVVENVERNIENGLSPREATYKAMQEVSGPIIAIALVLIAVFVPLAFITGLTGQFYKQFALTIAISTVISAVNSLTLSPALAALLLKGHDAPKDRLTRIMDRLFGWFFRGFNKAFVRGSDAYGSVVKRAIAHKAIMLGLYVILVAMTVVLFRAVPPGFVPGQDKQYLVGFAQLPDGATLDRTEEVIRKMSDIALKEPGVKSAIAFPGLSINGFTNSSNSGIVFVGLDEFEARRDPSLNGNALAMKLNGKFAAIPDAMIAMFPPPPVQGLGTIGGFKFQIEDRAGLGYEALDQATKAFLGAARQAPELAGLFSSYQVNVPQLFADIDRVKARQLGVAVTDVFETMQIYLGSSYVNDFNKFGRTYTVRVQADAPFRARAEDVGTLKVRSQTGEMIPLSALLKVRSAAGPERAMRYNGFLSADVNGGAAPGFSSGEAQAAVERIANETLPKGFSFEWTELTYQDILAGNSAVWVFPLAIFLVFLVLAAQYESLMLPLAIIMIVPTGLLAAMTGVWLAGGDNNVFTQIGLVVLVGLSAKNAILIVEFARELEFAGRTPVQAAMEASRLRLRPILMTSLAFIMGVVPLVSSIGAGAEMRQAMGIAVFSGMIGVTAFGIFLTPVFYVLLRALSGNRPLTQHGHATLEAAAPAAPHGAPAPASPPALQPGE; from the coding sequence ATGAACCTGTCCAAGTTCTTCATCGACCGTCCCATCTTCGCGGGCGTGCTGTCCGTCATGATCTTCCTCGCGGGCCTGATCGCCATGCGGGCCATGCCCATCTCCGAGTATCCGGAGGTGGTGCCTCCGCAGGTGGTGGTGCGCGCCACCTATCCCGGCGCCAACCCGAAGGTGATCGCGGAGACCGTCTCCACGCCGCTGGAGGAGGCCATCAACGGCGTCGAGGACATGCTCTACATGTCCAGCCAGGCCACCACCGACGGCATCATGACGCTGACCGTCACCTTCAAGCTCGGCACCGACCCGGACAAGGCGCAGCAGCTGGTGCAGAACCGCATCTCCCAGGCGGAGCCGCGCCTGCCGGAGGAGGTGCGGCGCCTCGGCGTGACCACGGTGAAGTCGTCGCCCGACCTCACCATGGTGGTGCACCTCATCTCGCCCAACAACCGCTACGACACCACCTACCTGCGCAATTACGCGGTGCTGAACGTGAAGGACCGCCTCGCCCGCATCGAAGGGGTGGGGCAGGTGCAGCTGTTCGGCGCCGGCGACTATTCCATGCGCATCTGGCTCGACCCGCAGAAGGTGGCCGAGCACGGCCTGTCCGCCGCCGACGTGGTGCGGGAAATCCAGGCGCAGAACGTGCAGGCGGCCGCCGGCGTGGTGGGCGCCTCCCCCGGCGCGCCCGGCCTCGACCTTCAGCTCTCCATCAATGCCCAGGGCCGCCTCGCCACCGAGGAGGAGTTCGGCAACATCGTGGTGAAGAGCGGCTCGAACGGCGAGATCGTGCTGCTCAAGGACGTGGCGCGCATCGAGCTCGGGGCCTCCGAATACGCGCTGCGCTCGCTTTTGAACAACACCTCGGCGGTGGCCGTGCCGCTGTTCCAGGCGCCGGGCTCCAACGCCATCCGCATCGCCGACGAGGTGCGCCGGGTGATGGAGGAGGTCAAGGCCAACATGCCGGAAGGCGTGGACTATTCCATCGTCTACGACACCACCCAGTTCGTCCGCGCCTCCATCGACGCGGTGGTGCACACGCTGCTGGAGGCGGTGGCGCTGGTGGTGCTGGTGGTGATCGTGTTCCTGCAGACCTGGCGGGCATCCATCATCCCGCTTCTGGCGGTGCCGGTCTCCATCGTCGGCACGTTCGCGGTGATGCACGTCTTCGGCTTCTCCATCAATGCGTTGACCCTGTTCGGGCTGGTGCTCGCCATCGGCATCGTGGTGGATGACGCCATCGTCGTGGTAGAGAATGTCGAGCGCAACATCGAGAACGGGCTCTCCCCGCGCGAGGCCACCTACAAGGCCATGCAGGAGGTCTCCGGCCCCATCATCGCTATCGCCCTGGTGCTGATCGCGGTGTTCGTGCCGCTGGCCTTCATCACCGGGCTGACCGGCCAGTTCTACAAGCAGTTCGCCCTCACCATCGCCATCTCGACGGTGATCTCCGCCGTCAACTCGCTGACCCTGTCCCCGGCCCTCGCCGCCTTGCTGCTGAAGGGCCACGACGCGCCCAAGGACCGCCTGACCCGCATCATGGACCGCCTGTTCGGCTGGTTCTTCCGGGGCTTCAACAAGGCCTTCGTGCGCGGGTCGGACGCCTACGGCTCGGTGGTGAAGCGCGCCATCGCCCACAAGGCGATCATGCTGGGGCTCTACGTGATCCTCGTGGCCATGACCGTGGTGCTGTTCCGCGCCGTGCCGCCCGGTTTCGTGCCGGGGCAGGACAAGCAGTATCTCGTCGGCTTCGCCCAGCTGCCCGACGGCGCCACCCTCGACCGGACGGAAGAGGTGATCCGCAAGATGAGCGACATCGCCCTGAAGGAGCCGGGCGTGAAGTCGGCCATCGCCTTCCCGGGCCTGTCCATCAACGGCTTCACCAACTCGTCCAACTCCGGCATCGTCTTCGTCGGCCTCGACGAGTTCGAGGCGCGGCGCGACCCCTCGCTGAACGGCAACGCCCTTGCCATGAAGCTGAACGGCAAGTTCGCCGCCATTCCGGACGCCATGATCGCCATGTTCCCGCCGCCCCCGGTGCAGGGCCTCGGCACCATCGGCGGATTCAAGTTCCAGATCGAGGACCGGGCCGGCCTCGGCTACGAGGCCCTCGACCAAGCCACCAAGGCCTTCCTCGGCGCCGCCCGGCAGGCGCCGGAGCTGGCCGGCCTGTTCTCCTCCTACCAGGTGAACGTGCCGCAGCTGTTCGCCGACATCGACCGGGTGAAGGCGCGCCAGCTCGGCGTCGCCGTCACCGACGTGTTCGAGACCATGCAGATCTATCTCGGCTCGTCCTATGTGAACGACTTCAACAAGTTCGGCCGCACCTACACGGTGCGCGTCCAGGCCGACGCGCCGTTCCGGGCGCGGGCGGAGGACGTGGGCACGCTGAAGGTGCGCTCGCAGACCGGCGAGATGATCCCGCTGTCCGCCCTGCTCAAGGTGCGCTCGGCGGCGGGGCCGGAGCGGGCCATGCGCTATAACGGCTTCCTCTCGGCGGACGTGAACGGCGGCGCCGCCCCCGGCTTCTCCTCGGGCGAGGCCCAGGCGGCGGTGGAGCGCATCGCGAACGAGACCCTGCCCAAGGGCTTCTCCTTCGAATGGACCGAGCTGACCTACCAGGACATCCTCGCCGGCAACTCGGCGGTGTGGGTGTTCCCGCTGGCCATCTTCCTCGTCTTCCTGGTGCTGGCGGCGCAATATGAGAGCCTGATGCTGCCGCTCGCCATCATCATGATCGTGCCGACGGGCCTGCTCGCCGCCATGACCGGGGTGTGGCTCGCCGGGGGCGACAACAACGTGTTCACCCAGATCGGCCTCGTGGTGCTGGTGGGGCTCTCGGCCAAGAATGCCATCCTCATCGTCGAGTTCGCCCGTGAGCTGGAGTTCGCCGGCCGCACGCCAGTCCAGGCCGCCATGGAGGCCAGCCGGCTGCGGCTGCGGCCCATCCTGATGACCTCCCTCGCCTTCATCATGGGCGTGGTGCCGCTGGTCAGCTCCATCGGCGCCGGGGCGGAGATGCGCCAGGCCATGGGCATCGCCGTGTTCTCCGGCATGATCGGCGTCACCGCCTTCGGCATCTTCCTGACGCCGGTGTTCTACGTGCTGCTGCGGGCGCTCTCCGGCAACCGGCCGCTGACCCAGCACGGCCACGCGACGCTGGAGGCGGCGGCCCCGGCCGCCCCCCATGGGGCCCCGGCCCCGGCGTCTCCCCCGGCCTTGCAGCCGGGGGAGTGA
- a CDS encoding efflux RND transporter periplasmic adaptor subunit, translated as MNSESMNSESTNSEPVNTAPAVSTPTDRGAAEPGTTRRPAAARIRNGLLLGSVAVVAVLGTLYGLPQEGAHAEKAAAPVVPAVTVAVATVEQRDARLFDTFSGRLEAVERVEVRSRVAGAIKAIHFREGALVKEGELLVSIDPEPFEAEVDEAEAQVTAAQARVELARNELERGERLFNTRTVSQRDLDERVNGQRAAEASLRAAQAKLNAVKLNLSYTRVRAPVSGRVGKSEITVGNLVAAGPGAPVLTSLVSVDPIYASFNADEATVARALAGLGAGADVSNELDRIPVLMTTSAGSAPVEGHMQLVDNQVDPRTGTVRVRARFANPDGRLLPGQFARLEMGQPKTEPALLVSERAVGTDQDKKFVFVVDAANKAVWREVTLGAPVDGLRVVTGGLTAGERVVVNGLHRVRPGAVVTPEAVPMRVTDATGAIAAPH; from the coding sequence ATGAACTCCGAATCCATGAACTCCGAATCCACGAATTCCGAGCCCGTCAACACCGCGCCGGCCGTTTCCACCCCCACCGATCGAGGCGCGGCCGAGCCCGGAACCACCAGGCGACCGGCGGCCGCCCGCATCCGCAACGGCCTGCTCCTCGGGAGCGTCGCCGTCGTGGCGGTTCTCGGCACCCTCTACGGCCTGCCGCAGGAGGGCGCCCACGCGGAGAAGGCCGCCGCCCCGGTGGTCCCCGCCGTTACCGTCGCGGTGGCGACGGTGGAGCAGCGCGACGCCCGCCTGTTCGACACCTTCTCCGGCCGCCTCGAGGCGGTGGAGCGGGTGGAGGTGCGCTCCCGCGTCGCCGGGGCCATCAAGGCCATCCACTTCCGCGAAGGCGCGCTGGTGAAGGAAGGTGAGCTCCTCGTCTCCATCGATCCCGAGCCCTTCGAGGCCGAAGTGGACGAGGCCGAAGCCCAGGTGACCGCCGCCCAGGCCCGCGTCGAGCTCGCCCGCAACGAGCTGGAGCGCGGCGAGCGGCTGTTCAACACGCGCACCGTGTCCCAGCGCGACCTCGACGAGCGGGTGAACGGCCAGCGCGCCGCCGAGGCGAGCCTGCGCGCCGCCCAGGCCAAGCTCAACGCGGTGAAGCTCAACCTGAGCTACACACGGGTCCGCGCCCCGGTTTCCGGCCGGGTGGGCAAGTCCGAGATCACGGTGGGCAACCTTGTCGCCGCCGGCCCCGGCGCGCCGGTGCTGACCAGCCTGGTCTCGGTGGACCCCATCTATGCGAGCTTCAATGCCGACGAGGCGACCGTCGCCCGGGCCCTCGCCGGGCTCGGCGCCGGCGCCGATGTCTCCAACGAGCTGGACCGCATCCCGGTGCTCATGACCACGTCTGCCGGCAGCGCGCCGGTGGAGGGCCACATGCAGCTGGTGGACAACCAGGTGGACCCGCGCACCGGCACGGTCCGGGTGCGCGCCCGCTTCGCCAATCCCGACGGGCGCCTCCTGCCCGGCCAGTTCGCCCGCCTCGAAATGGGCCAGCCCAAGACAGAGCCCGCCTTGCTGGTGAGCGAGCGGGCGGTGGGCACCGACCAGGACAAGAAATTCGTCTTCGTGGTGGACGCGGCCAACAAGGCGGTGTGGCGCGAGGTGACCCTCGGCGCTCCGGTGGACGGGCTGCGGGTGGTGACCGGTGGCCTCACCGCCGGCGAGCGCGTCGTCGTCAACGGCCTGCACCGCGTGCGCCCCGGCGCCGTGGTGACGCCGGAGGCGGTGCCCATGCGGGTGACGGACGCCACCGGGGCCATCGCCGCGCCCCACTGA
- a CDS encoding sulfite oxidase-like oxidoreductase: MNEKTSETPRDDALPPDTKLTATKKRWAEEGRFLTGRVARSDAQRLPPGQHLVKDWPVLDLGLSPMVTPQRFRLDVSGAVETALSLSWDEFLALPQTRNVSDIHCVTTWSRYDNAFEGVSTRDLIERVKPAPHAVAVMLHSYDGYSTNLLLEDFAAEDALIAHSWEGAPLTREHGGPARLVVPHLYFWKSAKWLKGIEFIARDTAGFWEERGYHMRGDPWAEQRYSDD; the protein is encoded by the coding sequence GTGAACGAAAAGACCAGCGAAACACCGCGCGACGACGCGCTGCCCCCCGACACCAAGCTCACCGCCACCAAGAAGCGCTGGGCCGAGGAAGGCCGCTTCCTGACCGGCCGCGTCGCCCGGTCGGACGCCCAGCGCCTGCCGCCCGGCCAGCACCTGGTGAAGGACTGGCCGGTGCTCGATCTCGGCCTCAGCCCCATGGTGACGCCGCAGCGCTTCCGCCTCGACGTGTCCGGCGCCGTGGAGACCGCCTTGTCCCTGAGCTGGGACGAGTTCCTCGCTTTGCCGCAGACGCGGAACGTCAGCGACATCCATTGCGTGACCACCTGGTCGCGCTACGACAATGCGTTCGAGGGCGTCTCGACCCGCGACCTCATCGAGAGGGTGAAGCCGGCGCCGCACGCCGTGGCGGTGATGCTGCATTCCTACGACGGCTATTCCACCAACCTGCTGCTGGAGGACTTCGCCGCCGAGGACGCCCTCATCGCCCATTCCTGGGAGGGGGCGCCGCTGACCCGCGAGCATGGCGGGCCGGCACGCCTCGTGGTGCCGCACCTTTATTTCTGGAAGAGCGCCAAGTGGCTGAAGGGCATCGAGTTCATCGCCCGCGACACCGCCGGTTTCTGGGAGGAGCGCGGCTATCACATGCGCGGCGACCCATGGGCCGAGCAGCGTTATTCGGACGACTGA